The segment GTTGTCGTTGGCCGCGACCGGGGTCGGCGTCGGCGGCGGGCCCTTGGCGATCGTCGCGGCGAGAGTGGTCGCATCGGCGCAGCCTGTCTTGCAGATCGTCTTGATCTTGGCGAGATTGTCCTTGGCGCGGGTCATCGCCCCCTTGCCGACCATCGCCTCGCCCTGCCCGCGCAGCGCGGTCACGTCGTTGGGATCGAGCTTGAGCGCCTCGCCATAGAAGCGGATCGCCTTGCCGGGCAGGTTCTGCGTGCGGGCGATATCGGCGAGC is part of the Sphingomonas sp. genome and harbors:
- a CDS encoding tetratricopeptide repeat protein, with the protein product MRFTTISVATALLVLTVSTSLSAQRPDSQLEPRSVELVRQARSAQAAGNLGGANDLLESALAVDPRNREAFVLLADIARTQNLPGKAIRFYGEALKLDPNDVTALRGQGEAMVGKGAMTRAKDNLAKIKTICKTGCADATTLAATIAKGPPPTPTPVAANDNTAKEAAKP